One window of the Anaeromyxobacter dehalogenans 2CP-C genome contains the following:
- a CDS encoding sigma-54-dependent transcriptional regulator, whose amino-acid sequence MDPTKASILVVDDERNIRRTLRMVLEAEGYAVLEAESAEQGLEVLQSEPVDLGVFDIRLPGMDGLALLSRARELWRDLPVIMISGHADTSDVVDAVKRGATDFFSKPVDRDRVLVSVRNALSRRDLEGKVQALSARERRFSDDMLGESPAMRKLRDDIGKVAPTSGRVLVLGESGTGKELVAAEVHRQSRRADGPFVKVNCAAIPSELIESELFGHEKGSFSGAAARRRGQFEVAHGGTLFLDEIGDMGLSAQAKVLRALQTGEVVRVGSEKAFTVDVRIIAATNKDLEEEVRNGTFREDLFFRLNVVPLTVPPLRDRLDDVPVLAERFFQLATRENGLRPKPVDPVVYDRLKQHRWPGNVRELRNVCERMVIMSGERITSADVPETVGPRAAPPPPPGSADLSRYGEVPLKELRDLVERDYILARLEEHDWNITQAAQALGVERTNLHKKIKQHGLSRAGRAPPREEAEADEAGEGDAEG is encoded by the coding sequence ATGGACCCGACCAAGGCGAGCATCCTGGTGGTGGACGACGAGCGGAACATCCGGCGCACGCTGCGGATGGTGCTCGAGGCCGAGGGCTACGCGGTGCTGGAGGCCGAGAGCGCCGAGCAGGGGCTGGAGGTGCTCCAGTCCGAGCCGGTGGACCTGGGCGTCTTCGACATCCGCCTCCCCGGCATGGACGGCCTGGCCCTGCTCTCCCGCGCCCGCGAGCTGTGGCGCGACCTGCCGGTCATCATGATCTCCGGCCACGCCGACACGAGCGACGTCGTGGACGCCGTGAAGCGCGGGGCCACCGACTTCTTCTCGAAGCCGGTGGACCGCGACCGGGTCCTCGTGTCGGTGCGCAACGCGCTCTCGCGCCGGGACCTCGAGGGCAAGGTGCAGGCGCTGTCCGCGCGCGAGCGCCGCTTCTCCGACGACATGCTGGGCGAGAGCCCGGCCATGCGGAAGCTGCGGGACGACATCGGCAAGGTGGCGCCCACCAGCGGCCGCGTGCTGGTCCTGGGCGAGTCCGGCACCGGCAAGGAGCTGGTGGCGGCCGAGGTGCACCGTCAGTCGAGGCGCGCCGACGGGCCGTTCGTGAAGGTGAACTGCGCGGCCATCCCGTCCGAGCTCATCGAGTCGGAGCTGTTCGGGCACGAGAAGGGCAGCTTCTCCGGCGCCGCGGCGCGCCGGCGCGGCCAGTTCGAGGTGGCGCACGGCGGGACGCTGTTCCTCGACGAGATCGGCGACATGGGGCTGTCCGCCCAGGCCAAGGTGCTCCGCGCGCTGCAGACCGGCGAGGTGGTCCGGGTCGGCAGCGAGAAGGCGTTCACGGTGGACGTCCGGATCATCGCCGCGACGAACAAGGACCTGGAGGAGGAGGTGCGGAACGGCACGTTCCGCGAGGACCTGTTCTTCCGGCTCAACGTCGTGCCGCTCACCGTGCCGCCGCTCCGCGACCGGCTCGACGACGTGCCGGTGCTCGCCGAGCGCTTCTTCCAGCTCGCCACGCGCGAGAACGGCCTGCGCCCGAAGCCGGTGGACCCCGTGGTCTACGACCGGCTGAAGCAGCACCGCTGGCCCGGCAACGTCCGCGAGCTCCGGAACGTGTGCGAGCGGATGGTGATCATGAGCGGCGAGCGCATCACCTCCGCCGACGTGCCGGAGACGGTCGGGCCGCGCGCCGCGCCGCCCCCGCCCCCCGGCTCCGCCGACCTGTCGCGCTACGGCGAGGTGCCGCTGAAGGAGCTCCGGGACCTGGTCGAGCGCGACTACATCCTGGCGCGCCTCGAGGAGCACGACTGGAACATCACCCAGGCCGCCCAGGCGCTCGGCGTCGAGCGCACCAACCTGCACAAGAAGATCAAGCAGCACGGGCTCTCCCGCGCCGGCCGCGCGCCGCCGCGGGAGGAGGCCGAGGCCGACGAGGCGGGCGAGGGCGACGCGGAGGGGTGA